From one Pan troglodytes isolate AG18354 chromosome 13, NHGRI_mPanTro3-v2.0_pri, whole genome shotgun sequence genomic stretch:
- the LOC101059252 gene encoding uncharacterized protein LOC101059252 (The RefSeq protein has 1 substitution compared to this genomic sequence), which translates to MDTRWSWSTHVCRCNNDLLPQVNGFSPGPVLIRRGVCQAAQVSLPPPGHPHQVASHRLQERKTRWSRFHSALAAASRFICTSLSMRACELPGRAEFMKMKYCMRRASLLKRV; encoded by the coding sequence ATACTCGCTGGAGTTGGAGCACACATGTCTGCAGATGTAACAACGACCTGCTCCCCCAGGTGAATGGATTCTCGCCAGGGCCAGTACTTATCCGCAGGGGTGTGTGCCAGGCAGCCCAGGTCAGCCTCCCTCCACCGGGCCACCCGCACCAGGTTGCCTCCCATCGTTTGCAGGAGCGGAAGACCCGATGGAGCAGGTTTCACAGTGCCCTCGCTGCTGCCTCCCGTTTCATCTGCACGTCTCTTTCAATGCGGGCGTGCGAACTTCCAGGTAGAGCCGAGTTCAAGAAAATGAAGTACTGCATGCGACGAGCAagtttattgaagagggtgtga